A region from the Lolium perenne isolate Kyuss_39 chromosome 4, Kyuss_2.0, whole genome shotgun sequence genome encodes:
- the LOC127292509 gene encoding uncharacterized protein, with the protein MTHILPDDLQSELIEHLPPLPQSLVHASAVCRAWRRIVNDQGFLRRYHVRHGTPLTMGFFHNSDTIPRPFVHVGGFSSFSFERPGENEHRWKFMDCRHGRVLLFDESSGQDMCFLVWHPMTGYCHRKIVRQSSFFRLNFLKSNTNAALICAAGCDDDKHYMNCKPTSPFCIAVVSSDSRGRVSANVVSSLTGPESMPEDLLPVGGQIRAEPCAIVNNTMYQPLYDYRVLAYDIGQRTITAFGRPRGGNVRLMRVDGGARLGLAAAQDLIIRLWVRDTDADGGWVLRKTIDLGELVTDLSMAPLPWTDSRFPVMPPVKIIGVAEEGDALFFWTMVGVFMMCPKSLELTKVHETAEGMNIVYPYAAFYLLPAPAPQ; encoded by the coding sequence atGACACACATCCTACCAGACGACCTCCAATCCGAGCTCATCGAGCACCTCCCGCCGCTTCCTCAAAGCCTTGTCCATGCCTCCGCTGTCTGCAGGGCTTGGCGCCGTATCGTGAATGATCAAGGTTTTCTACGCCGGTACCACGTGCGCCATGGTACACCCCTAACCATGGGCTTCTTCCACAACTCCGACACAATTCCCCGCCCATTCGTGCATGTGGGCGGGTTCAGTAGCTTCTCCTTTGAGCGGCCCGGCGAGAATGAACACCGTTGGAAGTTCATGGATTGTCGGCATGGCCGCGTTCTCCTCTTTGACGAATCCAGTGGGCAAGATATGTGTTTCCTTGTGTGGCACCCTATGACTGGCTATTGTCATCGGAAGATCGTCAGACAAAGCAGCTTCTTTAGACTGAATTTCTTAAAGAGTAACACCAATGCTGCCCTAATCTGCGCGGCCGGCTGTGATGACGACAAGCATTACATGAATTGCAAGCCCACAAGTCCGTTCTGCATAGCAGTCGTGAGCAGCGACTCTCGAGGACGTGTGTCTGCCAATGTCGTCTCCTCGCTGACCGGCCCAGAGTCCATGCCGGAGGACCTCCTGCCCGTGGGTGGTCAGATCCGCGCGGAGCCATGTGCCATCGTCAACAACACCATGTACCAACCACTTTATGACTATCGTGTGCTGGCTTATGACATAGGACAGCGCACCATCACCGCGTTCGGGCGACCAAGGGGTGGTAATGTCCGCCTTATGAGGGTGGACGGTGGTGCACGGCTCGGTCTTGCCGCTGCACAAGACCTGATTATACGCCTGTGGGTGCGGGACACCGACGCTGATGGCGGTTGGGTGTTGCGCAAAACAATTGATCTAGGCGAGTTGGTGACCGATCTGTCCATGGCGCCATTGCCTTGGACGGACTCTCGGTTCCCCGTGATGCCACCGGTGAAGATCATCGGGGTTGCTGAGGAGGGCGACGCATTATTCTTCTGGACCATGGTGGGTGTATTTATGATGTGCCCCAAATCTTTGGAGCTAACCAAAGTGCATGAGACTGCCGAGGGTATGAATATTGTGTACCCTTATGCTGCATTCTATCTCCTTCCTGCCCCAGCCCCGCAGTAA
- the LOC127292511 gene encoding peroxisomal membrane protein 13 isoform X2, translating to MAGNGPPPKPWERVGTSSGPAPFKPPSGGTTSDVVEASGTAKPGEVVSPAESNAGFSGNNTVSRPLPPRPWQQQQPGYGNSYGGYGATTYNSYGGFGGAYSSGAGGLYGNNMYSGYGGGYGGSYGGSGMYGGSMYNNGMGNPYGGMAMSPYNQGPNSFGPPAPPPGFWVSFLRVLHGAVNFSGRVAFLLSQNTQAFHMFITALLQLCDKSGMLYSELVIFALRLLGVKTKPKKGKLQGAEVPSLERPGQQFVEAPKANKNSWEKTRTMSLLTATGRKEI from the exons atggcAG GTAATGGTCCACCACCAAAGCCATGGGAGCGTGTAGGGACTTCATCTGGTCCAGCGCCTTTCAAGCCCCCATCTGGAGGCACCACTAGTGACGTTGTCGAGGCTTCTGGGACGGCGAAACCCGGGGAAGTTGTTTCTCCTGCAGAGAGCAATGCTGGTTTCAGTGGGAATAATACAGTTTCAAGACCTTTGCCCCCACGTCCTTGGCAGCAGCAGCAACCAGGATATGGAAATTCTTATGGAG GTTATGGTGCCACTACGTATAATTCAtatggtggatttggtggggctTATAGTAGCGGTGCCGGTGGGCTATATGGAAATAACATGTATTCAGGTTATGGAGGAGGTTATGGTGGCTCATACGGTGGTTCTGGAATGTATGGTGGGTCGATGTATAATAATGGAATGGGAAATCCCTACGGTGGTATGGCCATGAGTCCTTACAATCAGGGTCCTAATTCATTTGGCCCTCCAGCCCCACCCCCAGGTTTCTGGGTGTCCTTCCTACGAGTG TTGCATGGAGCTGTGAATTTCTCTGGGCGAGTTGCTTTCCTTCTCAGCCAGAACACTCAGGCATTCCACATGTTCATCACAGCTCTTTTGCAG TTATGTGATAAGTCTGGAATGCTTTATAGCGAGCTTGTGATATTCGCTTTACGTTTGCTGGGGGTCAAAACAAAACCAAAGAAAGGCAAACTTCAGGGTGCAGAAGTTCCATCGTTGGAGAGGCCAGGCCAGCAATTTGTGGAGGCACCAAAAGCTAACAAGAACTCATGGGAGAAG acgaggacgatgagtTTGCTTACAGCTACGGGGAGAAAAGAAATCTGA
- the LOC127292511 gene encoding peroxisomal membrane protein 13 isoform X1, with protein sequence MFRNFSGNGPPPKPWERVGTSSGPAPFKPPSGGTTSDVVEASGTAKPGEVVSPAESNAGFSGNNTVSRPLPPRPWQQQQPGYGNSYGGYGATTYNSYGGFGGAYSSGAGGLYGNNMYSGYGGGYGGSYGGSGMYGGSMYNNGMGNPYGGMAMSPYNQGPNSFGPPAPPPGFWVSFLRVLHGAVNFSGRVAFLLSQNTQAFHMFITALLQLCDKSGMLYSELVIFALRLLGVKTKPKKGKLQGAEVPSLERPGQQFVEAPKANKNSWEKTRTMSLLTATGRKEI encoded by the exons ATGTTCAGGAACTTTTCTG GTAATGGTCCACCACCAAAGCCATGGGAGCGTGTAGGGACTTCATCTGGTCCAGCGCCTTTCAAGCCCCCATCTGGAGGCACCACTAGTGACGTTGTCGAGGCTTCTGGGACGGCGAAACCCGGGGAAGTTGTTTCTCCTGCAGAGAGCAATGCTGGTTTCAGTGGGAATAATACAGTTTCAAGACCTTTGCCCCCACGTCCTTGGCAGCAGCAGCAACCAGGATATGGAAATTCTTATGGAG GTTATGGTGCCACTACGTATAATTCAtatggtggatttggtggggctTATAGTAGCGGTGCCGGTGGGCTATATGGAAATAACATGTATTCAGGTTATGGAGGAGGTTATGGTGGCTCATACGGTGGTTCTGGAATGTATGGTGGGTCGATGTATAATAATGGAATGGGAAATCCCTACGGTGGTATGGCCATGAGTCCTTACAATCAGGGTCCTAATTCATTTGGCCCTCCAGCCCCACCCCCAGGTTTCTGGGTGTCCTTCCTACGAGTG TTGCATGGAGCTGTGAATTTCTCTGGGCGAGTTGCTTTCCTTCTCAGCCAGAACACTCAGGCATTCCACATGTTCATCACAGCTCTTTTGCAG TTATGTGATAAGTCTGGAATGCTTTATAGCGAGCTTGTGATATTCGCTTTACGTTTGCTGGGGGTCAAAACAAAACCAAAGAAAGGCAAACTTCAGGGTGCAGAAGTTCCATCGTTGGAGAGGCCAGGCCAGCAATTTGTGGAGGCACCAAAAGCTAACAAGAACTCATGGGAGAAG acgaggacgatgagtTTGCTTACAGCTACGGGGAGAAAAGAAATCTGA
- the LOC127292513 gene encoding probable glutathione S-transferase GSTU1 — MAAEKNVGLVLLNSSLSPFGQRCSIALAEKGLPHEYVEEDLAAKSDLLLRSNPIYKQVPVLLHDGRTIIESLIILQYLDEAFPDTRPLLPTDPYERAQARFWADYVDKKVYGCGSRLYMVKGEPQVPANIEMAGILKTLEGELGEKEFFGGEHGFGFLDIALVPFSTWFESFDKFWGVGVAEVAPKLAAWAARCMERESVSKNVFSPEKVSDFIGEMRKDLGIE; from the coding sequence ATGGCTGCCGAGAAGAATGTTGGCCTGGTGTTGCTCAACTCCTCGCTGAGCCCGTTTGGGCAGCGGTGCTCCATCGCCCTAGCTGAAAAGGGCCTCCCCCACGAGTACGTGGAAGAGGACCTGGCCGCCAAGAGTGACCTCCTCCTCCGCTCCAACCCGATCTACAAGCAGGTCCCCGTTCTCCTACACGATGGTCGTACCATTATCGAGTCCCTGATCATCCTTCAGTACCTCGACGAGGCATTTCCTGATACTCGCCCCCTCCTCCCCACTGACCCCTACGAGCGCGCGCAAGCTCGCTTCTGGGCTGACTACGTTGATAAGAAGGTCTACGGCTGTGGCTCCCGGCTCTATATGGTCAAGGGGGAACCACAGGTGCCGGCGAACATAGAGATGGCGGGGATATTGAAGACACTTGAAGGGGAGCTCGGAGAAAAGGAGTTCTTTGGTGGGGAGCATGGCTTCGGGTTCCTGGACATCGCACTTGTGCCGTTCTCCACTTGGTTTGAGAGCTTCGACAAGTTCTGGGGGGTCGGCGTGGCGGAGGTGGCACCAAAGTTGGCGGCATGGGCGGCGCGGTGTATGGAGAGGGAGAGCGTCTCCAAGAACGTCTTCTCGCCAGAGAAGGTGTCTGACTTCATCGGCGAGATGAGGAAGGACTTAGGCATCGAGTGA